In a single window of the Gloeocapsa sp. DLM2.Bin57 genome:
- the hypA gene encoding hydrogenase maturation nickel metallochaperone HypA, which produces MHEISLMEETLTIILETAQKENAVKIHRLNMRIGAVSGVVPEALQFAFDVTTQGTIAADAQLNIELVPTLCHCTECNRKFAPIDIIYQCECGSLNNKIIQGKEIEIVSLEIS; this is translated from the coding sequence ATGCACGAAATTAGCCTAATGGAGGAAACCTTAACAATTATTTTAGAAACTGCTCAAAAAGAAAATGCTGTCAAAATCCATCGTTTAAATATGCGCATTGGTGCCGTTTCAGGGGTAGTTCCCGAAGCTTTACAATTTGCTTTTGACGTAACTACCCAAGGAACAATAGCAGCAGACGCCCAATTAAACATAGAATTAGTTCCCACCTTGTGTCATTGTACCGAATGTAACCGAAAATTTGCCCCAATTGATATAATTTATCAATGTGAATGCGGTTCTTTAAATAACAAAATTATTCAGGGCAAAGAAATAGAAATAGTATCATTGGAGATATCATAA
- a CDS encoding permease: MSQLRDAFTIFLSLLVEAFPFLLLGVILSSLLLSFINEEQLIKIMPRNPILGSLAGSIFGFVFPVCECGNVPVARRFLLQGLPTSVAIGFLLAAPTLNPIVIWSTWIVFRDQPEIIWLRLLFSWLIATIIACVFSVQKDSRPMLHHLLAKRMKIRSNYTRSSVKGKRANSPLLKGGNFLVGESGKVEKLDQGLLRKKSTPNLIFGFLENINQELRELGGVLVIGSAIAAAIQVFVPRDFILNLGQDTITSILAMMLLAAVVSICSTVDSFFALSFAGTFTSSSLLAFLVFGPMIDLKAVGLMLSVFKPRVIFYLFALAGQLTFILTLTYGYFF, from the coding sequence ATGAGTCAATTACGCGACGCTTTTACTATTTTTTTGAGTTTACTAGTTGAGGCTTTCCCTTTTTTGTTACTAGGAGTTATACTCTCTAGTCTATTGTTATCATTTATTAATGAGGAACAATTGATTAAAATAATGCCACGTAATCCTATTTTAGGTTCTCTCGCTGGTAGTATCTTTGGTTTTGTCTTCCCTGTCTGTGAATGTGGTAATGTTCCTGTGGCGCGACGTTTTCTACTCCAGGGTTTACCTACTTCGGTAGCTATAGGTTTTCTTCTCGCTGCACCTACTCTTAATCCTATAGTTATTTGGTCAACCTGGATAGTATTTAGAGACCAACCCGAGATTATTTGGTTACGGTTACTTTTCTCTTGGTTAATCGCGACGATTATTGCTTGTGTATTCAGTGTCCAAAAAGATAGTCGCCCCATGTTGCATCATCTTTTGGCTAAACGGATGAAGATTAGAAGTAATTATACCCGTTCTTCTGTTAAGGGAAAACGTGCTAATTCTCCTTTACTGAAAGGGGGCAATTTTTTAGTAGGTGAGTCGGGAAAAGTAGAAAAGTTAGATCAGGGTTTGTTGCGTAAAAAAAGTACCCCTAATCTGATTTTTGGCTTTTTAGAAAACATTAATCAGGAATTAAGGGAACTTGGGGGTGTTTTAGTTATAGGAAGCGCGATCGCCGCGGCTATTCAAGTATTTGTACCTAGAGATTTTATTCTTAATTTAGGTCAAGATACTATTACTTCTATTCTAGCAATGATGCTGTTAGCTGCTGTAGTTTCTATTTGTTCTACAGTTGATTCTTTTTTTGCTCTTTCTTTCGCGGGAACTTTCACTAGTAGTTCTTTACTAGCTTTTTTGGTGTTTGGTCCAATGATTGACCTTAAAGCGGTTGGCTTAATGTTATCAGTTTTTAAACCAAGAGTTATCTTTTATCTGTTTGCTTTAGCAGGACAACTTACTTTTATCCTAACTTTAACCTATGGTTATTTTTTCTAG
- a CDS encoding DUF3124 domain-containing protein, with protein MRFSANFLVIIALILLVSCNSTETAVNSQPQTVISPPQQQVTVDENTQIVMGQTIYVPVYSHIYHQNRQSIFPLSVTLSIRNTDLNQPLIITSVRYYDSEGNLVKEYLESPIQLNQLASTDFFVTRNDTTGGSGANFIVEWIAESEISEPFIEAVMIGTDSQQGLSFVGQSRVIKTLP; from the coding sequence ATCAGATTCTCTGCTAATTTTTTAGTAATTATTGCCTTAATTTTGCTGGTATCTTGTAACTCAACAGAGACAGCTGTTAACTCACAACCTCAGACGGTTATCTCTCCTCCACAACAACAAGTAACCGTTGATGAAAATACTCAGATAGTTATGGGACAAACTATTTATGTCCCCGTCTATTCTCATATTTATCATCAAAATCGTCAGAGTATTTTTCCTCTTTCCGTTACTCTCAGTATCCGCAATACAGACTTAAATCAACCGCTGATTATTACTTCTGTACGTTATTATGACTCAGAAGGGAATTTAGTTAAAGAATATTTAGAATCACCTATTCAACTGAATCAATTAGCTTCAACAGACTTTTTTGTGACTAGAAATGATACAACAGGCGGCTCTGGTGCTAATTTTATTGTAGAATGGATTGCTGAGTCTGAAATCTCAGAACCATTCATAGAAGCTGTAATGATTGGTACTGATTCTCAGCAAGGTCTTTCTTTTGTAGGTCAAAGTCGAGTTATCAAAACTCTACCATAG